CGGCCGAGCCCGAAGACTCGACCGCGAACAACTTTAAGTTCGCGAACCCGCTTTCCATAGCGCGCACACCACAGTGGCTCCGGGTAAGATGACCGCACGCTGATAGCGTGGGAAGCGGAGCGGGTCAAGTGCGAGCGAGACCGCCCGGGGATTGCGTCCGGTCGAAGCGGAGGAACTATGAGCCGGTTCTGGGATGCGGTGAAGCGAACGGTGACCGGCGACGCCAGTCCACCGCCGGACATTGAGGCTGCGCTCGCCAGCGCGCGTGCCAAAAACCCGGCCCCGATGTTTTGGCTCCTCGGCAAAACACAGTCCGGCAAGACGTCGCTCATTCGCTACCTGACCGGGGCCGAAGACGCCGCGATCGGGTCCGGGTTCCGCCCGTGTACCAAAACGTCCCGCCTGTACCAGTTCCCCACGCCGGACGCGCCGCTGCTCAACTTCCTCGACACCCGCGGCGTCGACGAACCGGGCTACGACCCCACCGAGGACATCGCCGCGTTCGACCCGAAGGCGCACGTCGTCGTCGTGACCGCGAAGGCGACCGACTTCGCCCAGGGCAACGTGCGGCACGCGCTCGAGCGCGTGCGCGCGGTGAGCCGGTCGCGGCCGGTCGTACTCGTGATTACGTGCCTCCACGAAGCGATCCCCCGGCAGGCGCACCCCGATCCGTATCCCTTTGGGGCGATGATCGCCGACCCCAACGCGCCCGTACCAGAGGGCGTCCCAGAACACCTCCGCGCGTGCATCGAGGAGCACAAGCGGGCGTTCGTGGGGCTGTTCGATTTGTGCGTTCCTGTGGATCTCACCAAATCCGACGACGGGTTCGCCGAACCGAACTACGGCGGTGAGCAGGTGAAGCAGGCGCTCCTGAAGGTGCTCCCGTCCGCGTATAGACAGACGCTCTTGCGCCTCAAGGACGCGACCGACGCGCTGAAAGACGCACACCAGCGCCACGCGGAGCCGATCATTCTGGGCTACACGTCGCTGGCCGGAACTGCAGGGGCGGTGCCGGTGCCGTTCGCGGACATGGTGCTCTTACCCGGCATTCAGGTCCGGATGGCGCACCACATCGGCCAGATCTACGGCCAGCCCATGACCCCGGAACGCTTGCGGGAACTAGTCGCCGCGATCGGCGTGGGCATGATCTCGCGCCAACTGGTGCGGCAGGTGGTGAAGTTCATCCCCGTCGTCGGGTCGGCGGTGGGCGCGACCGTGGCCGCGGCCTCGACGTATGCGCTCGGCCGCGCGCTGTGCTTCTATTTTGAGGCGGTGTGCGAGGGACACGTGCCCACGCCCGACGCGCTGCGGAAGTTCTATCACGAGCACTACGACGCCGCCGAGAAGCAGTGGAAGGTCGATCACCCGAAGGGCGAGACGAAAAGCACCTAACTCTTCGACCTCCGAGGGGACGGGGAGCAGACGCAAGAAATTTGGGCTGCTCTGTCTTTGCTTCCTCCCCTTCCCTTTAGGGAGGGGGTAGGGGGGTAGGTTCTCTCGACGCGAACAGGATTCCCGCATGACCCGGCTCCGCATCGCGCTTTTAATCGTGCTCTTCGCCGCCCCGTTCGTGTTCCTCATGGGCGCGGGCGGGTACCACTTGTGGTCGACCGGGTGGGTGGTGTGGACGTGGGGGCCGATGGTGCTGTGCATCGCCCTCGCGTACTTCTTCGCGTGGCGGTGGACCAAGCGCCCCACCCTGCCGCCCACGGACGACCGGCCCGGGTACTGGACCGATCGCGATAAGGCGGCGTGGGCGCGGGTCACCGAAAAGGCGAAGTCGTTCGAGGCAATCACCGCCAAACAACTCGAAGACCCCAAACATTACAGCGACCTCGCGCTCGACCTCGCGAAACAGGTCGCGGAGCTGTACAACCCCGGCGCGACGGACCCGTTCGACCACCTCACGCTGCCGGAAGTGCTCGCGTGCATTGAGCTCGCGTCCGCCGATCTCGATGAACTGGTGCAGAAGTACGTGCCCGGGTCGCACCTGCTCCGCATCCGCGACATCAAACGGGCGCGGAAGGCGGTGGAGTATTACAAGGTCGGGCAGAACATCTATTGGGCCGGTGCCGCGATCGTGGACCCGCTCCAGACGGCGCTGCGCTATTTCGCTTCAAAGGCCGCCCTCGGCACGCTGCTCGATAGGCTCCAGAGCAACGTGATTCTGTGGTTCCACACCGCGTTCATTCACCACCTCGGCCGGTACCTCGTCGAACTGAACAGCGGGCGGCTCCGGGTCGGCGTGAAGCGCTACCGCGAACTACTCGCGCAGCACCAGGCGCCGCCGATCGACGACCCGGGCACACGCCCGCCCGTTTCGCCCGAAGAGAGCGCGGACGCGACCGTCGCCGCCGCTGCCAACACTGCGACCGGCCCGAAGGCGATTACCGTGAGCATCCTCGGCTCGGTG
The Gemmata palustris DNA segment above includes these coding regions:
- a CDS encoding YcjF family protein, encoding MSRFWDAVKRTVTGDASPPPDIEAALASARAKNPAPMFWLLGKTQSGKTSLIRYLTGAEDAAIGSGFRPCTKTSRLYQFPTPDAPLLNFLDTRGVDEPGYDPTEDIAAFDPKAHVVVVTAKATDFAQGNVRHALERVRAVSRSRPVVLVITCLHEAIPRQAHPDPYPFGAMIADPNAPVPEGVPEHLRACIEEHKRAFVGLFDLCVPVDLTKSDDGFAEPNYGGEQVKQALLKVLPSAYRQTLLRLKDATDALKDAHQRHAEPIILGYTSLAGTAGAVPVPFADMVLLPGIQVRMAHHIGQIYGQPMTPERLRELVAAIGVGMISRQLVRQVVKFIPVVGSAVGATVAAASTYALGRALCFYFEAVCEGHVPTPDALRKFYHEHYDAAEKQWKVDHPKGETKST
- a CDS encoding GTPase family protein yields the protein MTRLRIALLIVLFAAPFVFLMGAGGYHLWSTGWVVWTWGPMVLCIALAYFFAWRWTKRPTLPPTDDRPGYWTDRDKAAWARVTEKAKSFEAITAKQLEDPKHYSDLALDLAKQVAELYNPGATDPFDHLTLPEVLACIELASADLDELVQKYVPGSHLLRIRDIKRARKAVEYYKVGQNIYWAGAAIVDPLQTALRYFASKAALGTLLDRLQSNVILWFHTAFIHHLGRYLVELNSGRLRVGVKRYRELLAQHQAPPIDDPGTRPPVSPEESADATVAAAANTATGPKAITVSILGSVKAGKSSLVNALLGKSAATVDRLPVTAGVRYDYTLPEGQPVSILDTSGYGQDGPTDEDFAAAVEASRDADLILLVTQATVPGRQPDLDLLGRLRAWFAEKPHLRMPPVVVVVSHIDLLSPKAEWAPPYDWKTGQRPKEVNIRECLDVVREQLGTHATDVVPVCGREGERFGIVEGLIPAVVAHLDHARGAAVLKAFEDEAGARKYEKIGEQVIAGGKQVLNVLRDVFGKK